The region ACAATGGGTTTGGTTTAACTAACGATACTAATGACATCAATTACACAGACCTAACATGAAGCAGTGCTAAGTTACATGGTAGCCAAGAGAGAATAATGAGTGTACTCTATCAAGGAAGCATTGATAGCTACCTGCCAGCTAACGAACGACATGCCCATATAGCCTGGAGCAGTTAGCTAGCTACTAACGATAGCAACCTCACTCCACACCTTTGTCTCATACACTTGCTGGCTAAAGTTAGTTACAGTTTAATCTATTCTGCTTAATTTTGAGTTGTAAATATAATAACCTAGACAACAAGCTAACATCAAGGAGACCTCTTGTTGTGATGCAGTAGCTGTCCACCCAGTCATGGCTAGATAGCATAAGTTTGATGGCTAGCTGTTGTAGAACTAACTACTGTTAAGTTTTGTCAGGTGAACTGGCTAATAAACATAGGCTAcccatacacaacacagagcCTGACCCACAGAAACCCAATGCAGTTCTCTCtaatcataaataaaatgacatcatgAAGTTCCTTTACAGTTTTACAAGTACATCAAGAAGCCACCACacaatatattaatatttttaacCGGGTATATTTCCATTATATAAAATAATCTTGGGCGAAAGTGAAAGCCAATTACATGAAGTTAATAGTCCAAGACTCATACCTGAACAAGGAATAGTTGTCCATGATAACACTATGTAACACAATTTTGGTTCCTGGGTAATTAGTGTTATTTCCTAACTGCTTATGCCTAAAGAGTATAGAGAATGGCTATTTTTCCCTTCAAACTTTGCTTTCGTGACCTGGACAATGGTATCTTGAAATGTACCTATTGGGAAAACAAGCaaatttgcacattttcattcacataaagtcagaaaaaacaacaacatatgaaTCAAACTGAACATGTATTTATACTAAAGCCATAAAAAGTGACCACAAAAGATTTAGACGTGAGTAGTTTTTTGAGATTTACAATAATAATGTAAATCGCTTTCACAAATCAGCCCCCAAACGTAGTCTAACATCATGTTCTCGTCATGTGCTCCTTGGGAGCGGCGTTCAAAGTCCAGTATATCCTGGTGGAAGTGCTCGCCTTGCTTAGGGAATTCCTTGCGCTCTAGGATCTTCTTTATCTGTGGTCTGACAAAGACACTGGCTTTGACCTTTGCCCTGGAAGGCTGCAGACTCTTTATCAAGAGCTGTGACAAATAGTTTCATAAGGCCCAGTTTTATGTGCAGTGGTGGCATCAGCACTTTCCGGGGGTTCACCGGTGGCTCCCACTTGACGTTGGTTGTTCCTCCACACAGAGAACTCAGTCTGCAGTGGCCAGTTCCGCCTGTGATGGCGCGCCATGGTTTCCCAGGGAAACTTGGTAAAGCTGCCTTGGAGACCCATCAGTAATGCCACCATTTTGAAGTCTCCAGTGACCTCCCAGCCATACTCATCATACTTCAAGGCGTCTAGCAAGGTCTTGACACTGTTGTATTCTTCTTTGAGGTGCACCGAGTGAGCCAGGGGAAGAGACGAGTACTTGTTCCCGTTATGGAGCAGCATGGCTTTGAGGCTCCAGGATGAGCTGTCAATGAAGAGGCGCCACTCATTCGGGCTACAGGCGTTTTTCAATGGCCTCGAACAGACTGGTCATGTTGTGCCAGGAGCAGAGCCCATCTTGTTGGGTGAAGAAGCTGGAAAAAGCTAGGTGGCACTTCTTCTGATCTGTGACTTGCATTTATACTACTATTTATATTATTGGAAAGTTCTCGAAAGCTCTCAAAAGTTCTAGAAAATTCCATATCAGCTACTCAGCGCTGAATCtatctggaatgttctggaaaataGGTAAATTTCAAAAGATCACTGTCCTGGTCACAAAAGCAAAATTTGAAGGGAATAATAGCGATTTTCAAGTAATTAGTAAATAACACTTGCTACCCAGgagcaacaagaaaaaaaaatttgtgacTCTGTGTAATGAGTCAGTGAGCTGGTTGGGATGGTCATTAATAAGCCAGTGAAGCTGAGTGCTGATAGGCCGAATCAGAGTGATGGAAATGTAGGCGTGACACAGGGACATTCCAATAACGTCAGACATTTCCTCCATGTATCCTGACATTTTCTCTGCCCTTCATTCAAAGACATCGTCTGTCATAACAATAAGATGTTTTAACTGTCTCATGATTCATATTTTACATGCCAAGCTGCTAAACTCTGCCGGTGAAGACATGTCCCTGATCTTTCTGCAGGGATTCATCACACTCTGTGTGATCATGTGACCATGGCACTTACCTCTGGAAGAGAGAGGCCTTCAAGGCAGAGGGACCGTAGCTCTCACGGCAACTGGCATGACTCAGTAGTCAAAAATGTTCAGGAAAAGCTTTATTGCAATTTTCCTAATAAAGAAGTTATTAAttcacacacgcagacacacacacacacacgccgatAGAGCTTGTAATAACAAATGAAGAGAAGTTGAGATTTAAAAGCAGGCCATTTTTGTTGATAGTACTGAAACAGTCTGGTGCTACTTAGCTGCATGTGACTGGTTCTGATTGGATCTGATCCTTTGGCTTCCCAGAACAGATGGTGGGCTGTTCCTTTTGAGGTCTTGGTTCGGTTCTTTACGGCTGCAGGCTACAGTGTTCTGTTAAGCAAATGAAGACTGAAAGAGAGCTTTGACTCATCTCCTATGATTAATGACTTCAAGATGCCCTGTGATGAGAATAATGCCATCAGATGGATTCAGTTTTGAAGAGACTGCAACTAATGTATCATGACGCATTTCGCTCCAAATGATCCATTACGCTGATGACATCAAgtcatcatttttttgtttgtcttaagGAATCACATGTCCTGATTGTGTTGCTGTGTAGGAATAATGAgtagacagagaggaggtgagttCACAGACAACCAGCTGTCCGTCACTTAATCTGACAGAGTCCTGCTGACATGAGAGGAAATGTGAAGCGGTGTATCCTGTCCTGTCAACCACTCCCCTAATGAGATGAGAAAGCAATGCTGAGCACGTCCAGAATCTGTGATGGATGATTTGATACTCGCTTACCTACTGTGTGGGTTAAAATGGTAGTTTTCAGAGCTGTGTTAGATGATGAGACATGAAAGGTCAACTGTGACATATTCGGAATCCCTGAAGAACAAGTCCAAATCCTTTTGCAACGGAGTAATAATCGGACATTTCAATTATCTTGCAGATTCAAATTTGACAGTTCCTACCCATGAATCCTTGCTGGATTGATatggacagaaaaataaaccccACATAAAAATCTGGAAAAAATTCTAGAAGAAAACAGTTCTCATAATAGAATTGTAAGTTGAAGCAAGCAAACTCTGAGAGGGGTTCACATCTGTAGATGAATGTGTATATGAATTGTCTCCCAGAGACAATAACTATACTCGTTCTGAACTTGATTCATGCTGATGAAGTgtgtgaatttcttttttttttttggcagtgtcCGGTAGTGTCTAATGAGAAATTTCCCCTAATCCAGAGCAAATCCCATGTCAGAACGTGTTGTTTAGTGTGGTGTCGGTCGTGGTCGTGGTCGTGTTTAGGGCTCCATGATGGACAGGGATCACATGAGAGAAAGCATGATCTTGGCTTTTCGCTCAGATACACCTGATTTTGCctgaagttttctcattttaaaaagactgaTGCAGGATCAGGTCCAGcatgcattttgaaatgaatataaaaatctaaagaggaacagaatgaatctaaATTATAAACATTCACGGCAAGTGACggagctgttgttttgtttttgttttttttaagttgttctAAGTATGCAGAGCACTTCATAAAGACAAGTAAATTGTTTGTCAAAACAGGTCTACCCATTCTAAAGATGGTGATCTGAGCATGGCTTTAAAGATGAACTAAAATGTCAGAACGAGATTTTGTCCTAGTCTTTGGGAACTCTCACGCTCGGGCGGTATACATAAACCAGGATAATGAAGAATGAAGTCACCCGGTCCTCAAAAGAGCTTTAATACAACGAGCAAAGGGAAGAGCTCTTGGCACCACATTGCTGTGTACACAAGAGAGTGTCAAGGCCACTGCTCCCAGACAGAGACGCCCAGACAGAGACGCGTGACATCACGAGACTGCCCCTGCAAAGAATCAGTTCTTCTGTCAACGCCAGTACCACATTCGGACCGACCGGAAACGCCATGTGTTTGTTAATTTGTCACGCAGATTTGCTCCCTTAAGCGTGTCCCCACATTACTGTCCTTTGAGTTATGATCTCCAGTCATTTACTGTGCCCGTTTGGGTGtgaggggaaagggagagaggaaaaagtgtgtgtgtgtgtgtgtgtgtgtgtgaatgagagagagagagagagagagagggaaaagagattGTGAAAAGGGAggattatgtgtgtatatgtgtgtattaaagaaatagaggtgaagtgtgtgtgtgtgagggagagagaacaagaaaggaaaagagtgtgtgtgtgtctattaagaagagagataaagaaagatatgggttagtgtgtgagagagagagaaagagagtttagGGGGCGATGGTTGTGTGTCCAccgattgtgtgtgtatgactatgTTTAAACTGAGGCGAATCTATTGCAGTGATAaggaaatatttaatatttctaAGCTTTACAGAAGTGATTAGCGTCATGgattttgaataaaataaacgTGTGTTGATCCAGGGGCACGATCTGAAGAAAATGGATCAGGACAAAACCAGACAGTGCATGGCACAGCAATCACGTAAAACGATTTCATGAACGAATACACTCGTTTAAAACAGGATCAGAATTTCTTCTCTGACCACACATAGTTATTCTTCAATGACAATTCACATATTTCACATCTAATAGCAGAAGAATTTCTAGCTATGGGAGATATGATGGGGTGCTTTatgttatacatacacagaaagcGGAATACACAGACTCATTTAAACCAGTTGTTCTGAATTCATctgttgcatttcttttttttattttccagtaaGTTGTGGAGCTGTGACAGGCTCCTCACTCAGAGAGACTGACACTGCCAATTCAAACATCCAAAAAGCAGTGACCTCCTCCAATACAATGAGACCTAACACACTGATAGAcctcatttttaatttagttgatatacaataattaaaacaaatctttAACAATTTTTTGAAGTCCCAATTAGAGTAATGAGTGCAATCCCATAATATACTGGTGAGTAGGAACACTTGTTTCAAAGTTGTTGTTTCAGGTACTGTCGTAGATAGGATCGTCATGGAGACAGGAATGAAGCAGACCTCCTCCAGATGCTGGTCGTTCTCACTGATGACTGAGGGAAGCCAGTCCCTCTCCGTCCAGACTCCAAAGTGAATTCTTATGGTCACATGAACAGTCCAGTTCAGATCAGGATCACCATGACACTGTCTGCTGGGAAAATTCAATTTAGTGTGAGTGTCCTCTCTATTTATATCTATGTCTGCATCCGTATCCACACAAAGGAATTATTCTCATATACAGTCACTGTGTTATGCTGATGTAACATGTTTTATTCTTCATGAGTTTAGTCCTTTTAGATCAAAGGCTCAACTTTACGAAAAACAACCGATGAAAGGTTGGAACACTGATGCATACCTCATCACATTCCTAAAATTACACGCCTCGGTGTTTGGTCTGTCTTCTCTATAAACCAGAGATTGTCATGCTAGAGGGATGTCTCTAATGGGAACGAACCTTTTGAGAAAATAAACTTAATCCTCCTTTGCGATGAAGATATTCTTTGAGTACAAATAAGATGTAGTTCTCCAAATTATCCACTAGATGGCCTTGCCTCACAAAAAGTGGCTTTTATCACACAGACGACAGTTTTAGAGAGAAGGATTCTCCAAACAAGTGGGCTATTACATCACTGGAAACTAGTGAATAATTCACAACCAGATAACAGAGTTCAAAggctttttattttgtgaaattcaatatgagtgtttttgttagtattattattattataattattatgagtagtagtggtggtagtattttgataatgatgattattattgttattattattgttggtgttgttatgattattattattattgctgctgttgtttattgACAACCTAAATGCCATCCTTGTTTGTTGGTGAGTCAGTCCATAGAATCTACATGACTTGCTAATCTAAACTCGGCTGTATCAAAGAATGCCAAATCCTCATTAATACCACAAGCTTTAGAGGACCTGCTCATTCACTGGGcaggtgagacaggtgagactACCACCCGctctgtgaccccccccccccccccccccgtacaCCAGACAAGAGTGACAGACCACCAGTTTACACACTGAGAGGTAGAAATAAACAATGGAACCACAGGACTGGTAGTTTAATAAAAGAGAAAGGAGTCTACTAATGTCTAATATCGACCTCAACACTAATTGCCAATGTATTTCCACCGTAAAAGACATTTCTGCAATTCAGACCTCACTGACAGGGACCGACGGAGACTTTTCAGAGTGTCTGTGAAAGACCTGAGAGCTCTGGCCGCGAAAATGACCACAGAACTGAATCTATACCTCTGTGACGTAGTCTCAACACAAACGGAATGCGCTGACCTACATAAAGCTGAGATTTCAGAATGCAGAGATGATTTATAATCCAGTATAATTACTTTAATACCATTCTTTGAGACACAGGTCAATAAACCCACCGTTATATGTCCACCAGCTACCTGTGTGGCTTTTATTGCTGCTACCTAGTGCCAAGGAAACGGTAAACTTTACTATACCTCAGATCCGCCCGTGTTCATTTTTCGAGACTCTGGACCGTGGCGTATGTGATACTCTAGTGGGTACATTTGCGTTGAAAAGTCATTCTTGTCGACAGTCGTACTCTTCCTCTGCGCCGTCTTTTCCTGCGAATCCTGGCGGTGGCTTTTTGTTTCTCGCTGTCTAAGGTGAGAAGGCTGCGCAGGAAGTTGAaggagaggtagagggagaggtAGGCGAGGAACAGATAACAGGACCAGAGAATCAACATGTCATCCCGGAGTTCAATATCACACCATCCTGCCCACAGTCGGTATGCAAGCAGACAGCGCGCTGGATGATGTTCATAAGAGTAGGAAGAGAACTGTCTGAAGTTCTGACAGTAAATCtagacatatttttttttaaagaatcatTCTACTGAGATTAGGAAaaaacaatagcaacaacaacaacaactacaacaaaaaagattttttgaaAAAACACAGTTCCGTCGTTTTATGTGGAATCATTCATCTCATTGTTAGTTCATTCGGATGGACAGCctttttttagagagaaaaacaggatgttcctggttaaaaaaaaaagaaaaaagaaaaggaggtgcttcatggagacacagaggggtCATttaattctttctctgtcagcctTATTAAGCAGATTATGGAGATAAGCTTATTCAGCATCTGACACGTGACACAGATTCTATTGACACGGTGACATATTTACCTACTCCATACACAGCCCAACACGATACGCACGCCCGTTACTCTTTCAGTCGCAcctcacagaaataaaaccagtTAAAGATGCTTCAGTGTTGTAAAGggaagggttttgttttgtcatgtggaATCACTGTCAATCCAAAAATGTGTACAGAAGTGTGTTGACATCTTTCTGCACTGTTAAACAATGTAGTATGATTTGAAACACGGTTATGGAAAGTTTCCCTAACAGGATTCACTGATCAgggtgatgagtgtgtgtgtgtgtgtgtgtgtctgaaaagaaCGATGCTGGCTTTACTGAAGCTCACCTCCAGCTGTTTGTGTTCCCTgctcttcatctgtctctcgTTATTACCAaccatcatcttcttcatccatattagaaatggaaaaacaagcTCTGTGCTTAGGTCAAAAAGAATGTGTTTCAGTAAATgtgttctagaaaaaaaaaaaaaaaacatacttcaGTAAAAGTATAAATTGTCGTAGGCCCCACATGCACCATTCTGGTAGAACATCTTGGCTTTGTGTCTTTCGTGAGATCACTAGAACTTCTGTTCTTCACCTGATTAATGAATTCTTCACTGTGGAACCTGTTCAGTGCCCATCACTGTAGGGCACTACTGTTACTGGCTGGTGATCTGAAGAGTGCTGATTCAAACCCCTCTGATTAAGAGCTCAGTACATGATTGTTAGGCTGTCTGAGTATTGTAATCTGCAGTGTTTAAGACAGTGAGATGTTTCTGTGGCATTGTACCCAGGTCTTGTTCCTGCTCCAGAGGCCGTCACTACAATACAGAGATGGGCTCTCAACGTATCTTCCTTGATTGAATTATGGATTTttaacataaaagaaaatcaacCAAAAGTCTTAAAAGAACAATCACTCTGTGATACACTGGCAAACTGGCAGgcttacacacactctgactcttCTGATGGctaaacagaaagaggaaagggGGGAAAGTGGAGGGAGAATACGAAATCAGAAACGTGCTAGCGGTGTTGTTCAATCATACTGGTacaccacagaaaaacagtcagaaaaaaataaataattgataTTTAGAGTCGGTAATGCATCgcttttcactgtttcactatCAACGTGTGTAAAGAGTCACCACACCTTTGATTACTCTTCGTCAAATACCCACCGCAGATCAGAGgttccttcacacacacacacacacacacacacacacacacacacaaaaaactacCACAGCGTACTGAGTGCGACCAGAAAAAGAGCTCGTTTTACCGCCAAAACACAAATCCCATTCACATGTAGGTTACGCAAACGCTTGAAAAAGGGGTACCGCCCACCCATGATCGCCCAATTGGACACTTGGAAGTAAAGACAGTGTTTCTTGGCAGCAAATCAGGTCTTGATTTAGCACTGAGAGTCACTACAGTTTTACACGCCTACCACCGGAGAGACCACCCACACACGACCTCACATGTAGGAGCCTGATTGAATGGTGGCAGAACACAGTTTTCATATAATATATCAGTCTTCCGCACTGTTTGTGTATTACAAACAAGTCTTTGGTAACAATGAGTGACAACGAAAAGGATTTCGTCGAACGGGTAGgtaaacacactgagacaaGATGGGAAGATGTTACTCCTGTGACCACCATATTTTCTCCTCGGACTTGTCGCCATGTTGCAAACTGAATAGTTTTCCTTACAGCGTTTTGCTAACCAGTTGACGAGTGACTCTGTGATATATGGTACATGATCATAAGCGATCACTTAGTATGTGTTACGATCGATTAGATCCGTTTTTAATCATAGCGGTTTGATAAGATGTGTTAGTTTAGTCACAAAAAGGTTGATTAACCAGCAGATTGCCTGATAGGAAATGGCTTTGGACAAATGGCAGAACCTGCGCGACTTGTAAGTCTTCTGTTATCCGTCACCTGGTTAGCCAATAAAGTCAAGGTTATCTAGCGTGCGTTGCTTACATATTTACAATCCATTTTGATTAATTGGTACTTCACTCGGTGCTAATCCTTCATATTCAAGACGCCACAAAGTTAACGAACGCCAACATAGCTGAGCGAAAGCTTTTACAGTTGACTGTGCATACTTCGCCTTTGAGCTACTCTTTATTAATACGGTCTAACGGTCAAAATCAACCTTTATCATATTATCAAGATAATTAGCCGTACAAGCTGCTATGAATTATGAATCCGTCCAATACATAGCTTGGCATGCTAAACTTAATACACACTACATACTTCTACATTGGGTGTGGCAACATACCTTTACGATACTTTCTTTTAGCAGTTCACACAAATTATACGGAACACAACTGTGTCTTTACTGAATCGTGCATACTCAGGTACTCTTAAATATTGTGTGCTTTGGAGTATAATTCTTTGCGCTACGAGAAAAATGTCAGTTAGGTGGGGCTTTCCTTGTTGGGTCGACAAAGGCCAGGATTCAAATAATCAAGTTACtgaaaatatatcattttcCCTCTTCTGTTAATCCAAAACCGAGCCGAGTTAAGCGTCGAATTTGGCTGTCTATTCGATCTGGTACGGTAATAACTTTTAGATGCTCCATGAATTCACTCGATTGGTTTCTATCTGCGTTTTCCCAGCAAATCTGAGTATTTGAATCCAGACCTTTGTGCCTTTGCCTAAAGAGAAGGTCATCTGGAGTACTCCTTTCGAACGAATGTAATGCGAAATCCCAACAACTCGAACAGTTAAGCAAAATATTGGAGAGCATTTTCTCTCTAAGTcggcgtgtttttttttttggtttttttttttgcacgtgGCGCCctgtaaactgttttaaaaaaaagcagtacAGGTTAAAACTAAGTCAAAGTCCGTTCTTAGTTCTAAGTCAAAGTCCGTTCTTAGTGTGCAACCTGGAGAGGCTGAGTGACCTTGTCTTTAAGGcacactgttttactgttgGCACTGTGGATTTGGTTTTGGCACtatgtttgtttattcgttttcttttttaaatctgctGTATTGTCTCCTTGCATAACTCGCACTGTGGGATTCGTGTTTTTGTAATGTCAAGTGTTTTTAGTCTAGTGATAATATTcttcatcctttttctttttttcttttttttttttttgttttgttgcggTTAAGGTTGGAAGAGGAAAAATCTGGAAGAAGTCATATGTGAAGTTTTTATTGAGAATAATTTGAAGCGCTGAGAGATGTGTGCATGCTAATTGTGAGGACCGAGAGAGAAGTTCCCACGTGTAGCGTTTATGGGGAGAGTGGGAGAAATGGGGGAAGACGAATCAAATCAGGGATGAAATTGAAAcggaagaaagaagaaaggatgTGTTTGAAGTAATGAAGTTAAGATGAGAAGTAAACTGGGAAAAAATCGCGGTGCCAAGTAACTATTTAGTATGTTTGTCCCATACgtgcatgctttttttccccctgtccaCATTTATTGCAAGGGTTTCGTTAGCACTGTATGTTCACTGAATGTATTATTGCAGTCATAGTTACTGAAATATACATTACTGTTAGTGCTGCTGATAATGTTTGTTGCTATCCACATGTTGAGTAAACAGGTTTTATTAGATAGTCACTTCTCAGTTGTACGGTTTGTACACTAACATAATATGTTGTAAATGattgaccctttttttttctttttttttcctttttttttttttcgacttCTTGGTGCTAATGTTCTTGATCTGATTGATTTAGGAATCCCGCTCACCCACTAGGAGTGAGAGTCCAAGAGGTTCTGCTAGATCCACCAGCCGGTCCCCGGCCCTCTCCCCGGCCCAGTCAAAGGAGGGCTCTCGCCACTCCCGCTCCAAGTCCCGTTCTCGCTCCCGCTCCAAGTCCAGGTGAGCACACTTCACGGCGTACGCAGGCTGCGACTGTCAAGTGACTGTTATTTGTTCAGAAGAGAATGCTAGTGACTCTTTATACATGCTCTTCTCATTTCTGCCTGTCCGTCTGAACTTGGACCGACTTTTTGGACAACAGCCCCTTTTCTCACCCCGCTGTCACTAAATCTGACCTGAAAAGGCGTCTTTAGCAGCGTGAATCTGACGGATGAGAGGAAAACCATTTTAAACAGTGCCCCATGATGGCTGTCATTTCAGTTAGCCTGGCCACCACGGGAACTGAAGCtggtgtattttatttatttatttatttatttatttattttggacttCTGTTGGCCCTTTAGGTCCCGTTCCCACCGGAGCTCCCGTAGACAGTACTCTCGGTCTTGCTCCAGCTCTCGCTCACGCCGGAGACGCTCCAGGAGCCGCTCGTACAGCGGAGAGTACCGTCGTCGACGAAGTCACAGTCGCTCGCCCATGTCCAACCGCAGACGCCATATCGGCAACAGGGTGAGCACACGCTTATCGCTCCTAACACGCAGCTCCTCCCTACACCTGCTTTTACACGTGTTCGCTGAGGTGGCTGTTTgtttgagggattttttttttttttatgctaatCGTGAGCATTAAGAAGTAAGAGGTTCTTACTTACTTAACGATCATGTCTCTGGCAGCACAAATGTTTAGGTCCGGGTAAGTAACCGGTTTAAAACTTGACGGCTCAGGTCTTCCTCTGGGCGATTCGTGTGGGTATAACTTTGCGCTGGTTTGGAAAGGCATTGTGGGGGGATGTCAACAAGGCTGAGGCGTCTTGGTGTTGCAGAGAGACTGTTTGCATTGacttgtgtttctctcctctggccCGTAGGTGAATCCTGACCCAAACTGCTGTCTGGGTGTGTTTGGGTTGAGTCTgtacaccacagagagagacctgagaGACGTTTTCTCCAAGTACGGTCCGCTAGCGGACGTCTCCATCGTCTACGACCAGCAGTCGCGGCGTTCCAGAGGCTTTGCCTTTGTCTactttgaaaataaagaggATGCTAAAGAGGTTAGCTTCATTTGATAAGCGTGGTTATGTTTTCCGTCCGTCTgtggtgttggtggttgtgTTCATGTGACagacgaaacaaacaaacacaacatgccTCACAAAAGTGGggaaatcttgtttttttttttttttaagtagtcCTGTGTGCTTACAGCCGCTTAACGGTGCAAGGTGAAGCCCCTTGCGCTGCTGCCACCTGGGACCCCCTAAAATATgcctgtgtgttagtgtcaaaCTCTCAAGACAGaatattgtttaatattttaactgTTCGAAAAGGCCTCTATACTTTTAAGTGTCTTCCCagaaatattatttcttttcataGTCAACATTAATGCTGTCAGCAATAATccttttcgtttgtttttttgtttgtttgctgtgtgcgtgtgtgtgttgttttgttttgttttccctgtataaaaatacaaaccTGGGTTTTGATTGGTGTGATTTCTGCCCGTAGGCGAAGGAGCGAGCGAATGGGATGGAGCTTGATGGGCGGAGAATCAGGGTGGACTTCTCCATCACACAGAGGCCACACACCCCGACACCAGGAATTTACATGGGTCGTCCAACATAGTGAGCCTCtgttctgctttctctctctcttccctcatcTCCGTGTGCATGTCAGAAGCTTTGATCAGTTCTCCTGAAGCGTTTGTCAGGACATGCGTGAGTTGTAGCTTAGCTGTATTAAAATGACCCcgtcagtcagaactgaagtgtttatttttcttcacgTCTT is a window of Chanos chanos chromosome 10, fChaCha1.1, whole genome shotgun sequence DNA encoding:
- the tra2b gene encoding transformer-2 protein homolog beta isoform X2, which codes for MSDNEKDFVERESRSPTRSESPRGSARSTSRSPALSPAQSKEGSRHSRSKSRSRSRSKSRSRSHRSSRRQYSRSCSSSRSRRRRSRSRSYSGEYRRRRSHSRSPMSNRRRHIGNRVNPDPNCCLGVFGLSLYTTERDLRDVFSKYGPLADVSIVYDQQSRRSRGFAFVYFENKEDAKEAKERANGMELDGRRIRVDFSITQRPHTPTPGIYMGRPTYGGGPSVNSRRSSRDYYDRGYDRYDRYDERDHYSRSYRRRSPSPYYSRGAYRSRSRSYSPRHY
- the tra2b gene encoding transformer-2 protein homolog beta isoform X1, with protein sequence MSDNEKDFVERESRSPTRSESPRGSARSTSRSPALSPAQSKEGSRHSRSKSRSRSRSKSRSRSHRSSRRQYSRSCSSSRSRRRRSRSRSYSGEYRRRRSHSRSPMSNRRRHIGNRVNPDPNCCLGVFGLSLYTTERDLRDVFSKYGPLADVSIVYDQQSRRSRGFAFVYFENKEDAKEAKERANGMELDGRRIRVDFSITQRPHTPTPGIYMGRPTYGGGPSVNSRRSSRDYYDRGYDRYDRYDERDHYSRSYRRRSPSPYYSRGAYRSRSRSYSPREYRPHRSHY